The following proteins are encoded in a genomic region of Spirosoma sp. SC4-14:
- a CDS encoding polysaccharide deacetylase family protein — protein MLFLHKSNFLLRTVYPEFWWKIEDEATPTIYLTFDDGPIPIVTEFVLEQLDKYAAQATFFCIGDNVRKHRDVLYQVLEAGHMVGNHTFNHLNGWKTDDAVYLENIKKCQEQLGVDTALFRPPYGRIKKTQVAEVMENYSVVMWDVLTGDFDRRLPADVCLRKTIQYTHSGSIVVFHDSLKAWPTMRYVLPRMLAHFSERGFAFRAVPQPVYAGY, from the coding sequence ATGCTTTTCCTGCATAAATCCAACTTTCTGCTTCGGACGGTCTACCCTGAGTTCTGGTGGAAGATCGAAGATGAGGCTACTCCTACTATTTATCTGACATTTGATGATGGGCCAATTCCGATAGTAACGGAGTTTGTGCTCGAACAGCTCGATAAATATGCGGCCCAGGCAACTTTTTTCTGTATTGGCGATAATGTTCGAAAGCATCGGGATGTGCTCTACCAGGTACTGGAAGCAGGCCATATGGTTGGTAATCATACATTTAACCATTTAAATGGATGGAAAACCGACGATGCTGTCTATCTGGAGAACATAAAAAAATGTCAGGAGCAACTCGGGGTTGATACCGCCCTGTTTCGCCCCCCTTATGGCCGGATAAAAAAAACGCAGGTGGCCGAAGTGATGGAAAATTATTCGGTAGTCATGTGGGATGTGCTCACCGGCGATTTCGACCGGCGGTTACCGGCTGATGTATGCCTTCGAAAAACCATTCAGTACACGCATTCGGGCTCAATTGTCGTGTTTCACGATAGCCTGAAAGCCTGGCCAACCATGCGGTATGTATTGCCCCGAATGCTGGCTCACTTTTCAGAGCGGGGTTTTGCATTTCGGGCCGTACCACAGCCTGTCTATGCCGGTTATTGA
- a CDS encoding glycosyltransferase — MTLFLIAVSLLYALFTLILWITWVRIPFFKPLAAVPHQPYISVVIPVRNEANTIGKLLADLNQQSYPQFEVIVADDSSSDHTVSIVRSCVQSVSFNLQLLALTDEPTSSPKKRAISQSIAQAKGDLIVTTDGDCRVGPAWLATIASFYQSTGAKLISGPVTFTAEHTVSDSLQTVEFASLIGSGACTMALGMPTMCNGANLCYEKQAFSEVGGFSGIDHIASGDDEFLMHKIANRYPKAIRFLKSPEAIVSTSPHQSWKAFYNQRKRWASKWRMYQSWGPSLLAVFIFLSNAAPVLAVVAWLFNTISSSTALLVIGLKALPEFLFLRQVLLFLQKNKQVPTIPLTQLIYPVYVVFFGLVAQQTGYYWKDRKLK; from the coding sequence ATGACACTGTTTCTAATAGCGGTGAGCCTACTCTATGCGCTGTTTACGCTCATATTATGGATTACCTGGGTTCGAATCCCCTTCTTTAAGCCTTTAGCTGCTGTTCCGCATCAGCCTTATATCTCTGTGGTAATACCGGTTCGAAACGAAGCCAATACCATTGGAAAGTTGTTAGCGGATCTTAACCAGCAATCATACCCACAGTTTGAAGTGATAGTGGCCGACGATTCATCGAGCGATCATACGGTATCGATTGTTCGGTCCTGTGTTCAGTCAGTGTCTTTTAATTTACAGTTGCTGGCTTTAACCGATGAACCAACGTCATCACCCAAGAAGCGGGCCATCAGCCAAAGCATTGCACAGGCCAAAGGCGACCTGATCGTTACAACAGACGGCGATTGCCGTGTGGGGCCAGCATGGCTGGCAACTATTGCGTCGTTTTACCAGTCTACAGGAGCAAAACTTATTTCGGGGCCGGTAACCTTCACGGCAGAACATACAGTTTCCGATTCCCTACAGACCGTTGAGTTTGCCAGTTTAATAGGGTCTGGAGCCTGTACAATGGCGCTGGGCATGCCAACTATGTGCAATGGCGCTAATCTATGCTATGAAAAACAGGCCTTTAGCGAAGTAGGCGGCTTTTCAGGAATCGACCATATAGCCTCCGGCGACGACGAATTTCTGATGCACAAAATTGCCAATCGTTACCCGAAGGCTATTCGGTTCCTGAAAAGCCCCGAAGCCATTGTCAGTACCAGTCCACATCAGTCGTGGAAAGCGTTCTATAACCAGCGTAAGCGCTGGGCCAGTAAGTGGCGAATGTATCAGAGTTGGGGGCCTTCTCTGTTGGCGGTTTTTATATTCCTGAGCAATGCGGCCCCCGTTTTAGCGGTAGTAGCCTGGCTCTTCAACACCATTAGCAGTAGTACGGCACTGCTTGTTATCGGGCTGAAAGCCTTACCTGAGTTTTTATTCCTGCGGCAGGTTCTCCTTTTTTTGCAAAAAAATAAGCAGGTACCAACCATTCCTCTTACGCAACTAATCTATCCCGTATATGTTGTGTTTTTTGGCCTGGTGGCCCAGCAAACAGGATACTACTGGAAGGACAGAAAACTAAAATAA
- a CDS encoding lysylphosphatidylglycerol synthase domain-containing protein: MSLKPTKKIILLGKIIVFAGLLYYINHTLRQQPLDWAILKTQLSTVSKPEYWAIALLFLIPINWGFEALKWQILLQRIEKKTFWQAYQGVLAGVSLGFALPAQLGDTAGRVLSLRNKRVEAIGASLISGGMQFYVAIVFGTIAWASYVHFVPERNTAAGQWLLGLLAVLVSLGILLGIVRRPLLKWAESRVSFRWLIQFWNVAGQYTNREIYLALLAATLRYLVFSVQFYLALRLLGIDLPVLISASAIGLVFLAKTITPAFNLLSDLGVREAASLWVFAPLNLPVPVLLTATLTLWLANVLTPVLVGLIWVWKLKITAE; this comes from the coding sequence TTGTCGCTGAAACCAACGAAAAAAATCATTTTATTGGGCAAAATCATCGTTTTTGCCGGTCTGCTTTATTATATAAACCATACCTTACGCCAACAGCCATTGGATTGGGCTATCCTAAAGACCCAGCTCAGCACCGTAAGCAAACCCGAATACTGGGCTATTGCGCTGCTGTTCCTAATCCCCATCAACTGGGGCTTCGAAGCGCTGAAATGGCAGATTCTGCTCCAGCGCATTGAGAAAAAAACGTTTTGGCAAGCCTATCAGGGCGTTTTAGCCGGGGTATCATTGGGTTTTGCCTTACCTGCCCAGTTGGGCGATACGGCGGGCCGGGTGCTGTCGTTGCGAAACAAGCGGGTTGAAGCCATCGGGGCTTCGCTGATTTCGGGGGGAATGCAATTCTATGTCGCCATTGTATTCGGAACAATTGCCTGGGCTTCTTATGTCCATTTTGTGCCCGAACGCAACACCGCAGCCGGGCAATGGCTACTGGGGTTGCTGGCTGTTCTGGTAAGTCTGGGCATACTTTTAGGAATTGTGCGCAGACCGCTCTTAAAATGGGCCGAAAGCCGAGTATCATTTCGCTGGTTAATACAATTCTGGAACGTTGCCGGGCAATACACCAACCGTGAAATTTACCTGGCTCTGCTTGCTGCTACCCTTAGGTATCTGGTATTTTCTGTACAGTTTTACCTGGCCTTACGCTTACTTGGCATTGACTTGCCGGTGCTCATTTCAGCCTCAGCAATCGGGCTGGTCTTTCTGGCGAAAACCATAACCCCCGCGTTTAATCTGCTTAGTGATCTGGGCGTTCGGGAAGCAGCTTCGCTGTGGGTCTTTGCACCATTAAATCTGCCGGTCCCTGTGCTACTGACGGCAACATTAACGCTTTGGCTTGCCAATGTATTAACACCTGTTCTGGTGGGATTGATCTGGGTTTGGAAACTAAAAATAACCGCCGAATGA
- the ruvC gene encoding crossover junction endodeoxyribonuclease RuvC, whose translation MTLTPQTATTLPDNPTPEKIILGVDPGTQVAGYGIISVKAGVMTMMQYGVVQLSKYSTYQLKLQKLHETILRLIDEYHPDEMAIEDPFFGKNVQAMLKLGRAQGVVMAAALSRNIPIVEYAPRRIKQSVTGNGNATKEQVSQMVSHLLGEKLNPQFFDATDALAIAVCHHFHENALPTVSNKKTKKGAWGAFVSENSNRIM comes from the coding sequence ATGACACTTACTCCACAAACCGCTACGACATTGCCAGATAACCCAACTCCGGAAAAAATCATTCTGGGAGTAGACCCAGGCACCCAGGTTGCCGGTTATGGCATCATTTCGGTAAAAGCAGGAGTGATGACCATGATGCAGTATGGAGTAGTTCAGTTGAGCAAATATAGTACCTACCAACTGAAGCTCCAGAAACTTCACGAAACCATACTGCGCCTGATCGATGAATACCATCCCGATGAGATGGCCATTGAAGACCCGTTTTTTGGCAAAAATGTTCAGGCTATGCTGAAATTGGGTCGGGCTCAGGGGGTAGTGATGGCGGCTGCGCTCTCGCGCAATATTCCAATTGTAGAGTATGCACCCCGCCGAATCAAACAATCGGTAACCGGTAACGGAAATGCAACTAAAGAACAGGTCTCGCAAATGGTCAGCCATTTGCTGGGCGAAAAACTCAATCCTCAGTTTTTCGATGCCACCGATGCACTGGCTATTGCTGTTTGCCATCATTTCCACGAAAATGCCCTGCCGACCGTATCCAACAAAAAAACAAAAAAAGGCGCATGGGGTGCCTTTGTCAGTGAAAATTCCAATCGAATCATGTAA
- a CDS encoding secondary thiamine-phosphate synthase enzyme YjbQ has product MPTFQKTINLPAYPRGFHLITRIVEREFPDLQKIRIGILHVFIQHTSASLTINENADPTVRGDFERYFNRAVPENAPYYQHDYEGSDDMPAHLKAAMLGSSVTIPITNGQLNLGTWQGIYLGEHRNQGGRRTLVLTAWGNE; this is encoded by the coding sequence ATGCCTACATTTCAGAAAACGATCAACCTCCCCGCATATCCTCGTGGCTTTCATCTGATTACCCGTATTGTTGAACGTGAATTTCCGGATTTGCAAAAAATCAGGATTGGCATTCTGCACGTGTTCATCCAGCATACATCGGCCAGCCTGACTATAAACGAAAATGCCGATCCAACCGTAAGGGGAGATTTTGAACGGTATTTCAACCGGGCTGTTCCCGAAAACGCTCCTTATTATCAGCATGACTACGAAGGCTCCGACGATATGCCTGCTCACCTGAAAGCGGCCATGCTGGGTAGTTCGGTTACGATTCCTATCACCAATGGGCAGCTCAACCTGGGCACCTGGCAGGGCATTTACCTGGGTGAACACCGCAACCAGGGCGGTCGCCGTACGTTGGTGCTAACCGCCTGGGGTAACGAGTAA
- a CDS encoding thioredoxin domain-containing protein encodes MPNQLIYETSPYLLQHAHNPVDWYPWGEEALTKATTENKPILVSIGYSACHWCHVMERESFEHEEIAQLMNERFVCIKVDREERPDVDAIYMDAVQAMGVQGGWPLNVFLMPDAKPFYGVTYLPPRNWVNLLNSIGDAYVEHRDDLQKSAEGFANELNLTDADRYGLTQSDPLFSPETLEVLYRKVIVKADDEKGGMRRAPKFPMPSIWRFLLRYYDASVSIADGNDAALHQVRLTLDRMALGGIYDQLGGGFARYSTDADWFAPHFEKMLYDNGQLLAVYAEAYSLTKSPLYRRVVYQTIGFAQRELLSPEGGFYSALDADSEGVEGKFYTFTTPELQNALGADYDWFADLYNLTNEGNWEHGRNILHRTESDEAFAERMSWPLAELNVRLDATHTRLLRIRDERIRPGLDDKILCSWNGLMLKGLTTAYRVFGEPDFLALALRLGYFLLKKMRDSRNGRLWHTYKNGRARQAGFLDDYAAVIDGLLGLYQATFAESWLTEADQLMQYVLKNFTDPDPESDDLLFFTDKNSEELIARRKELFDNVIPASNSMMAENLYLLSLLLERPDYADRADRMLGRVQPLVQQNADYLTNWAAQFAMRLRPTAEIAITGPDADQYRAELDAEFYPNKVLCGTTGQGNLPLLEQRGPIDGKTAIYVCYNRACQLPVTSVEAVWRLLR; translated from the coding sequence ATGCCCAATCAGCTCATATACGAAACGAGTCCTTATTTACTTCAACATGCCCATAACCCCGTCGACTGGTACCCGTGGGGAGAGGAGGCACTCACCAAAGCTACTACCGAAAACAAGCCTATTCTGGTGAGTATTGGTTACTCGGCCTGCCATTGGTGTCATGTGATGGAGCGCGAATCGTTCGAACACGAGGAGATTGCCCAACTGATGAATGAGCGATTCGTTTGTATAAAAGTCGATCGGGAAGAGCGCCCTGACGTCGATGCCATTTATATGGATGCTGTGCAGGCAATGGGTGTACAGGGTGGCTGGCCGTTGAATGTGTTTCTGATGCCCGATGCAAAACCGTTCTATGGTGTTACCTATCTGCCACCACGCAACTGGGTGAATCTGCTGAACAGTATTGGCGATGCCTACGTAGAGCACCGCGATGATCTGCAAAAATCAGCAGAAGGGTTTGCCAATGAACTAAACCTTACTGATGCCGACCGATATGGACTAACTCAAAGCGATCCGCTGTTTTCGCCCGAAACACTGGAGGTGCTTTATCGGAAGGTAATCGTTAAAGCCGACGATGAAAAAGGCGGAATGCGTCGCGCACCCAAGTTTCCGATGCCCAGCATCTGGCGGTTTTTGCTGCGGTATTACGATGCCAGCGTCTCTATAGCCGACGGCAACGATGCCGCTTTGCATCAGGTTCGGCTAACCCTCGACCGGATGGCGCTCGGTGGAATCTATGACCAGTTGGGTGGCGGTTTTGCCCGCTATTCGACCGATGCCGACTGGTTTGCTCCCCATTTTGAGAAAATGCTCTATGACAATGGACAACTCCTGGCCGTATATGCCGAAGCATATAGCCTGACCAAAAGTCCATTGTATCGTCGTGTTGTTTATCAAACGATTGGGTTTGCCCAGCGCGAATTGCTCAGTCCGGAGGGCGGCTTCTATTCGGCCCTGGATGCCGATAGTGAAGGCGTAGAAGGCAAGTTTTACACCTTTACAACGCCTGAGTTGCAGAACGCACTCGGTGCCGATTACGATTGGTTTGCCGATCTCTACAACCTCACTAACGAAGGGAATTGGGAGCACGGAAGAAATATTCTGCACCGTACTGAATCCGACGAAGCTTTTGCCGAACGGATGAGCTGGCCACTCGCCGAGTTGAATGTGCGGCTCGATGCCACCCATACGCGCCTGCTGCGCATACGCGACGAACGCATACGGCCTGGTCTGGACGATAAAATCCTCTGTTCGTGGAATGGATTGATGCTCAAAGGCCTAACCACCGCTTACCGTGTTTTTGGCGAACCCGATTTTCTGGCCCTGGCGCTTCGGCTTGGGTATTTTCTGTTGAAAAAAATGCGGGATAGCCGGAATGGTCGGCTCTGGCATACCTACAAAAATGGCCGTGCACGTCAGGCTGGTTTTCTAGACGATTATGCAGCAGTGATCGATGGCCTGCTGGGGCTTTATCAGGCTACTTTTGCAGAAAGCTGGCTAACAGAAGCCGATCAGTTGATGCAGTATGTGCTGAAAAACTTTACGGACCCAGACCCTGAGTCCGACGATCTGTTATTCTTTACCGACAAAAACAGCGAAGAACTAATTGCCCGCCGTAAAGAGCTGTTCGACAATGTAATACCGGCTTCCAATTCGATGATGGCCGAAAATTTATACCTGTTAAGTCTGTTGCTCGAACGCCCGGATTATGCCGACCGGGCCGATCGGATGCTGGGTCGGGTACAACCACTGGTACAGCAAAACGCCGACTACCTCACCAACTGGGCTGCTCAGTTTGCTATGCGGCTTCGTCCAACGGCCGAAATTGCCATTACTGGCCCCGATGCAGATCAGTATCGGGCCGAACTGGATGCCGAGTTTTATCCGAATAAAGTACTTTGTGGCACCACCGGGCAGGGAAATCTACCGCTTCTGGAACAGCGAGGCCCTATCGATGGTAAAACAGCTATTTATGTGTGCTACAACCGGGCCTGCCAGCTTCCGGTCACGAGCGTTGAAGCCGTCTGGAGGTTGTTGCGGTAA
- a CDS encoding cyclase family protein has translation MPRIVDLSKPIRYNTNDPWFMRVRIKHKPHEKAKWLIRLLGLPFRLFPEGFTGWADDTIQSMGVHSTTHIDAPWHYSPTVAGQPAKTIDQIPLDWCYGEGAMIDMSHKADFDPITIADLQESLHKTGTVLKPTMIVLIRTGRDTLNGTKEFAEKGTGMSPEATRWLIGQGIKVMGIDQWGWDLPLPYMIKQAKLSQNPELFWQAHLVGRELEYCHMEQLVNLGALPPVGFKVCVFPLKVVGASAAPARVVAIFED, from the coding sequence ATGCCTCGTATTGTTGATCTTTCCAAACCGATTCGCTACAACACCAATGATCCGTGGTTTATGCGGGTCAGAATCAAGCATAAACCTCATGAAAAAGCCAAATGGCTCATTCGATTGCTGGGCTTGCCCTTCCGGCTATTTCCGGAAGGGTTTACGGGCTGGGCCGACGACACCATCCAGTCGATGGGGGTTCACTCGACCACTCATATCGACGCGCCCTGGCATTATTCGCCAACGGTAGCCGGGCAACCCGCCAAAACAATCGATCAGATTCCGCTCGACTGGTGTTATGGCGAGGGAGCTATGATCGACATGAGCCACAAAGCCGATTTCGATCCCATTACAATTGCCGATTTGCAGGAAAGCCTGCACAAAACCGGAACGGTGCTGAAACCAACAATGATTGTGCTGATCCGAACGGGGCGCGATACGCTCAACGGGACGAAAGAATTTGCGGAAAAAGGCACCGGTATGAGTCCCGAAGCCACCCGATGGCTCATCGGGCAGGGAATAAAAGTGATGGGCATCGATCAATGGGGTTGGGATTTACCGCTACCCTACATGATCAAACAGGCAAAACTCAGCCAGAACCCTGAATTATTCTGGCAGGCACATCTGGTTGGCCGGGAGTTGGAATACTGCCATATGGAGCAACTGGTTAATCTCGGTGCATTGCCTCCGGTGGGCTTTAAAGTCTGTGTATTTCCGCTGAAAGTTGTAGGAGCCTCGGCCGCCCCGGCCCGCGTAGTCGCCATCTTTGAGGATTAG
- a CDS encoding GntR family transcriptional regulator, whose protein sequence is MEKKGAIEPLATDKAKFIALSELIIEKIKTGELQPGDQIPSENELIKTFNISNTTARKTLLEIESKGWARRIKGKGTYVLNRTEDHHLLRTLGSIYATRRGFHDSLIAEGFTPRNIVLEKTILQDGISSEINGRHFIIDGPVMKLHQLRYADELLIKDEVKYISLTLCPKINRLPTEISYFKVYEVNYRLKISEVQQTLGVTILEPNTTNFELSKPTPAFVLDSAVVCTGDKVVEIEQSYYHGDKYKFAVIANPDLAQRSSSSITS, encoded by the coding sequence ATGGAAAAGAAAGGAGCCATTGAACCATTAGCTACCGACAAGGCAAAATTTATTGCCCTCAGTGAGCTAATTATTGAAAAAATAAAAACCGGTGAGCTACAGCCGGGCGATCAGATTCCGTCGGAAAATGAGCTCATCAAAACGTTCAATATTAGTAACACAACGGCCCGAAAAACGCTGCTCGAAATAGAGTCGAAAGGCTGGGCCCGGCGCATCAAAGGCAAAGGCACGTATGTCCTGAACCGTACGGAAGACCATCATCTGCTTCGTACGCTTGGCTCCATCTACGCCACACGGCGCGGTTTTCACGACAGTCTCATTGCCGAAGGATTTACACCCAGGAATATCGTTCTGGAAAAAACCATTCTTCAGGATGGTATTTCCTCAGAAATCAACGGCCGCCATTTTATCATTGATGGCCCCGTAATGAAACTGCATCAGCTGCGTTATGCCGATGAACTGCTCATTAAAGATGAAGTGAAATACATCTCCCTCACACTTTGCCCTAAAATTAATCGACTACCTACCGAAATTTCGTATTTTAAAGTTTATGAAGTTAATTACCGATTGAAAATCAGCGAGGTACAGCAGACGCTTGGGGTTACGATTCTGGAACCCAACACAACTAATTTTGAATTAAGCAAACCAACCCCTGCCTTTGTGCTCGACAGTGCCGTTGTTTGTACGGGCGACAAAGTCGTTGAGATTGAGCAGTCGTATTATCACGGCGACAAGTATAAATTCGCTGTCATTGCCAACCCCGATCTGGCTCAGCGCTCCTCCAGTTCAATTACTTCCTGA
- a CDS encoding SGNH/GDSL hydrolase family protein, giving the protein MRNLFFLIHLLAVSLASIAQPADSATYLTDVKNELITVWPKNRTINLVFHGHSVPAGYWHNHEVHTLESYPNLLLATLKERYPYAVINVIVTAIGGENSIKGQTRFESDVLVHKPDVLFIDYALNDRFADIGKVREAWEKMIKAAQAKKIPVILLTPSPDQRLNILDNKNPLEPYAEQIRTLSGQYHTGLADPYEQFKVVAKRGNLTNYMSHVNHPNRAGHALIVDELLKWFRK; this is encoded by the coding sequence ATGAGAAACCTGTTTTTTCTGATACATCTGCTGGCAGTCTCGCTGGCCAGCATCGCCCAACCTGCCGATTCGGCAACGTATCTGACCGACGTTAAAAACGAACTAATCACGGTCTGGCCGAAGAATCGGACTATCAATCTGGTTTTTCATGGGCATTCGGTTCCGGCTGGCTACTGGCATAACCACGAAGTGCATACACTGGAGTCGTATCCCAATCTGCTATTGGCGACATTGAAAGAGCGCTATCCATATGCGGTCATCAACGTAATTGTTACGGCTATCGGTGGCGAAAATTCGATCAAAGGCCAGACTCGATTTGAGTCGGATGTGCTGGTTCATAAACCCGATGTGCTCTTCATCGACTACGCCCTGAACGACCGTTTCGCTGACATTGGCAAGGTTCGGGAAGCCTGGGAGAAAATGATCAAGGCGGCACAGGCAAAAAAGATACCCGTTATTCTGCTCACGCCCTCGCCCGATCAGCGGCTGAATATATTGGATAACAAAAATCCGCTGGAGCCTTATGCTGAACAGATCAGAACATTATCCGGGCAGTATCATACGGGTCTGGCTGATCCCTATGAGCAGTTTAAAGTAGTAGCCAAACGAGGCAATTTAACGAACTATATGTCGCACGTGAACCACCCCAACCGGGCCGGTCATGCGCTAATCGTCGATGAGTTGTTGAAGTGGTTCAGGAAGTAA